The DNA segment CTGTGTCGCGTAAAAGCCAGCACATGGCACGTAAAATATCTCTCCATCATGGCGCGTGCCATCCTCCTCGATAAAAAACATCTCTCCTCGATTGGAAAACGCCACGCGCGTCTTAACAGACGGATAGAAGAGACGCACACATTCTTGACATTGAGAGAAATCAAGAACGTCAATCCCATCCGGGCGTTTCTTCCTATCCATAAAGATTAAATTGTTCGACGTCACCCCCACAAGAACATAATTGTGAGACTCTGCATAGTCATAGGTCGAAAGAGCAGAGTTCCCACGTCCCCTATCTCTGGCATGGGGCGTCGATTCGTAGCGTGTGTCAAAAGGAATCGATACATTGTATTCTATGCATACGACTCTAGGGCGAAGCGTCTTAAGAGATTTCCATATGGCAAGGTCGATACCATCGATATCGATGGAGAGCAAGTCCACAGCTGTTACCTCAGCCCGCGCCAACAGATTATCTAAAGAATTGTGTCCCTCGACCTCAACAAACGCACAGAGCGTCTTAACAGAAGGGTGCTCCCGATAATTGGAAGAGAACTGCCAAAAACGCTTTTTGTCCCCTTCTATAAAGACCCCAGACCACCCTCGTTCAAAGAAAAAACGGCTATTAGACAGGTGTATGCCATCCCAAGCCCCAAATTCGACAAAGACGCCCCTCTCACCATGACATGCATCAAAAAGCCAATGAAGAATGCCTTCCTCACCACACCCAGAATGTCTCTGTCCCGCATGACGCATGAATGTGAATTCAGGATAGTCCATATGTTGACCCTTTCATGTATTCCCGACATAGACATTTGGAGATGCCTTGCTCGCCTTCTTCGTTCTATATCCCACAGGAGCATGCCTAAAAAGACCGGGGTTTCTAATGCCGAGCTTAAAATGACTGCCTTGCCACCATTGACATTTCTCACAACCGCACTTCATCGAATGCTCTATATCGCCGAAGCCATTGCGGTGGCCTGTGCGTATGGCATAATGGTTAAACATCTTCTCCTTGATGAATTGACGAGAGACCAAAACGTTATTGTTAGACCAATCCATGCCTTCGCTGTCGACGAGATAAGAGCCGTGGTCTGTTTCGTGGATAATATGGGGGAACATGGCATGCGGTGCCCTCTCCACATAGACGGCGCGCCCGCGTAAGCGCCTTGCCTTAACGGGATGGAATCGCTGTTTCAGGGCGTGAATCCCTTTTTTGATAACACCCGTGCTGGGATAGAGAGGCGAATCACTGACAGGATAATAACGCCTATATTGGCTCACACCTTTCTCGGAAATATCGTCACGTTGCCATCGGTGACGAAAACTATAGCACACCGTCTCCCCAGAAGCCACAGAGGCAAGACCTTGGCGTAGCTGCTCTGACACGCTGTTGACATCTTCAACGAGAATCCAATCCTCCTCAAGCAACAGCATATAGTCGGTGGAGAGCGCGTCTACAAGCCTCTCAAATCCCCCCAGAATTCCTTGATTGTCCTTATAACCCTTGTAGGGCATGGCGAATTCCTCAGCAAGACGCCTATCCTCTTCTCGGCACTCCTGAAAGACAATACATCGTTCATCAAAAAGGTCGAGAAAGGCGTCATAGGCATAAGACATAAGCGCCTTGCGTAAGCTCCTCGAGCCTCGCCAACTTAAAATCCCTAAGCCTAAAGAGCGCATCGTTTAACGCGCCATAGAGGCGCGAACGAACAGGCGGTTCTTTGCATAACCCCCTTGCGCCTCTATGTCCTTCTGCGTCTCTGTTTGCACCGCCACCAAACCACAAGAATTGAGGAAAGGCACGAGTTCTCCGTCTAAGCGCCCTCTATTCTCGAGCTCGACTTCTACCATGAGGGTGTGTAATTGGGAAAGGACGCTCTTCCCTCCCTTTGTCACCAAATCAACCTCTAGGCCATCGACGTCAATTTTAACATGGTGAGGCTGTGGCACGCCAAAAACACGGCACGCATCGTCCATCGTCACCGCTGGAATATCAAAAAATCCCAATGTATGTTCATCAGACGCGAAGAGTTGCGAGTGTGGCTGTTTGACGACATCTTTGTGTACCTCCCCCTCAATCCCTCGCCATCCCTGCCCTTGCAACGCTATCGCCTCGTGGAGACGTAGACGCTCCATGGATGTGCGAGGACCGATGGCGATGCCATAGGCGCGAACCCTCTCTCGAAACGGATTGAGTTGAATGCTCTGCGTCAGCTCCATCAGGACGGGAACATAAGGCTCGAAGGCATGCACAGAGACACCCTGACGCAACGCCGCATATAAGGTAAACATGCCGACATTCGCGCCAATATCCCAAAAGATTTGGTCTTCTTTGAGATAATCGCGTATCCAAAAACGCACTTCCTGCTCATGGGACGCAAATTTTCTCCAATCCCGCCGCTCCGATTCTAACATATTGCCGATATTCTTAACATCAGCGCCCTGAAAACGTAAGACCCCCATATCCGTCTCGACCTCATGAAAGGCTTTAAGAAAACGAGCATTTTTGAGCGAGGAGATAAGGCGCGCGCCATAACGCTCTGCCTTCGCCTGACCTAAACAAGAAAGAAGTGAGACGACACCTCCCGCCAACAGACGCGACATAGATAATCTCATAGGGATACTCTCATGGGGACGCACGCCCGTTCATCTTGAGCCAACCCAGACGATATTCAAGTTTTTTGATGATACGCAAAACATAAACAAACGAAAAGGCGTTGCTTCGTATATATCCCCGCAATCCATCACGATAACCACCCTTGATACCATACATCCTAAAAAAAGACCAATGCCGTTCCGTCAACAGCCTCAGCACCAGCCATGGCAAAGCCTTGCCCCTCGATGCGATAAGAGACGTGGTGCGGTTATCCTTATCCCAAAAATGCTCGAAGGAACGAACGGGATAATGGTAGCACACATGGACACAGCGCGCAATCCTTCTTCCTTGAGCGACAATGACCTCTTCGGCAAAAGGCACATCGTTGAATCCGACCATCTTGCGGTGATAGAACCGCACGATAGACCATGGCCGCGCCGTTTTGCGTGGTGACGCCTCGCCGCTCAAACAATCCAGACGTGGCATAGCATAGGCATGGGCGCGTTCTTTCTCTGGTCGTGCCATGACGGCTTCTATCTCCTCCAAAAGAGCATCGCTCGGCCATTCATCGGCATCGAGATTGAGCACCCAATCATAGCGACATGCGTTCTGCGCAAAACATTTTTGCTCGCCATAGCCATGCCACGGGTGAGAAAGAACACGCACGCCATAGGAACGGGCGACGTCGACCGTCTTGTCTGTCGAGCCTCCATCCACAACAAGCACGTCATCAGCCCAATCACAGAGCTTGCTGAGCGGCCAGTGAATCCTGTCCTCTTCATTATAGGCGATAATAAAGCATGAGAGAGGCACGCCTTCCTTGCGCCTATGCGTTCTTTTATGCGTTCTTTTCCTTGCTCCCTGCTCTGTTCTCGCTGGCATATCTATCATCCGCTGAGGCAGCTGCGCCCATCCCCGTTGGCGCTCGAGCAGCTTGATAATGCATGTAAAGCGATAGGCCGCATACATGATACTATAGGACAACCCCCATAACCCTCCCATACAATGCCTATCCCAAACATAGGCGCGAAGAAAAGAAAAAAAAGGCTGACCGAAGAGCCGTAGGAGCAAGAGCCATAGAGACGACGTGTGGCGCGCCGCGTATAAGGACGAGAGGCGATTCCCCCATCCGACAGCATGGTGAAAATCCCGTATGGGACGACACATGGCCAGGCCACGTAAATGCCCCATCTCACGACGTGGAACGATGGGGTGTGATGGCGCGCTCTGTTGTCCTTGACCTCGATGATAAAGGCGCATATGGCGGTGGGTGCGCGCCCATAAGCGCGGCTTCTCGTGGATGGGATAAATCATATCGACCATAGGATAGCAATAAAAGGACTTTGGTGGCGCGCCGCGCGCAAAAAGTGAGACAATCTCACGCCGCAAAGATTCGCCCAACCATTCATCAGCATGCATATGCAAGACCCAATCATGCTGACACTGGCCTTGAGACCATTGCCTCCGCTGTTCTATCGTCCCTTGCGGATGGTGAAAGAACCGCGCGCCAAAGGCGCGAGCGACAGATTCTATATCACCATCTCCACCCTCACCGACAACGACAATATCATCCGCCACCGTTTTAACAGACATCAAGGCGCGCGCCACGTCTTCTCTCCCGTGACGGACAAGAATACAGCAAGAAAGAGGCACCGCCTTATTTGTAGTTTTTTTCACTTAAAGACCACCCTAGGCGGTATTCTAGCTTTTTTATGATACGCATGGTATAGACATAGGCATGGAGCTGACTCTGGACATACCCGCGTAGCCCGTCTCGATACCCCCCTTTTACGACATAGGCGCGCAAAAAACACCAAGGAAGTTCAAAGAAAAGACGCGCAAAGAGAATGGGAAGAGGCTTTGTGATAGGCGCGACAAGGGAGGTGGAACGATTGTATTTCCGCCAAAAATGGCGACAAGACAAGAAGGGATAATGGTAGTATGCGCCCTTGAAGACATCGGTTTTGATGTGGCTTGGGACGATCACTTTCTCTGCGAAAATACTCTTGTTAAACCCTACCTTCTGCCTATCATAAAAGCGCACGATATTCCATGCCTTGCGGGATGGGCGGGGCTTGTCCTCACCACTATAGCACCAGAAGAGAGGGACTTTATAGGCAGAAGCGCGCTCTGTTTCTGGTTTTGTCATGATCGCCTCGACGTCATCGAGGAGTTCTTCGCTCGGCCATTCATCAGCATCCACATTGAACACCCAGTTGTGACGACATTGCTTTTCGGCAAAACATTTTTGCTCGCCATAGCCAGACCAAGCCCGCTCCATCACCCTTGCTCCGTAAGAGCGCGCAACGTCTTGGGTCTTGTCGGTGCTCTGGGCGTCAACAACGACAATATCGTCGGCAATATCACGTAAAGCTTGAAGAGGCCAATGGATACGATCTTCCTCGTTGTAGGTGATAATAAAACAAGAGATGGGAAGTTTTTTGCGTTTTTTCATATGTCTACAGGCGTCGACACTCGTCACTCTGTTCTGGGGCAATGTGTCCCATCCTTGCTTATGCTCGATCATTTTCGCCATGCGCGTAAAATGGTGCGCTGACTCCATCAAACTATAGGCAACACCCCATAACCCCCCTGTGAAGTGGCGGTCGCGTATGTAGGCGCGCATAAAGGATGTCATAGGCTCTGTAAACAACCTCAGCATAAGAAGGGGATAAAAACGCTTTTTTCCTTGAAAGGCTTGCTGAGAGGAATAGGCATTCCATTTCGCCATGAGATGTTCGAAATGGCGCACAGAACGATGCATCACAGGATTTTTGAGATTTCCCACCTTGTGCTCGCCGACTTCGATATGCTCATGCACCTGATGGAGAGAAGGCGCGCCTCTATGGCGGTGATAGAGACGCACTCGATAGTGATGCTTGACCCATAATCTGGGAAAATCATCCATAGGATAGATGTTATCGATACGTCTGAGTTCGTAGAAGAATCGCTCTGGCTCTCCCTTGGCGAACAGGTGGAGAATTTCTCGCTGGAGTTCTTCGCTCAGCCATTCATCGGCATCGAGATTGAGCACCCAATCATAGCGACATGCGTCTTGGGCAAAGCGTTTTTGCGGTCCTATGCCCTCGAAAGGATGGTGTAGGACTTTCGCTCCATAAGCCGTCGCAATGTCAATGGTGGCGTCATGACTTCCACTATCGACAACAAGAGTTTCGCTGGCAATATCCCTGACGGACATAAGCGCGCGGGCGATACAATCCTCCTCGTTAACAGAGACGATATAGCAAGAAAGAGGCAGTGTCATGGCGTGGCACAGGCAGTCACATGGTGTCTGAGGGGGTGTCTGAGGGGGTGTCTGAGGGGGTGTCTGAGGGAGAGGATATGTCGAAGAGGTCGTCATCTCGTTGTGTATCGGGAGACGTTTTGTGGCGGGCGTGCCCTCGCTTTGTAAAGCCTGGCGGTGTCCTACTCTCCCACGTCTTAGGACGCAGTACCATCGGCGCAGAGGGTTTTCACGACCGAGTTCGGGATGGTATCGGGTGCATTGCCCCTCGCCATAACCACCAGACCATACAAATACGAGAGCCTACAGGCACGAAGGCCTGTGGGCTTATGGGCTGTTGTCACATATAAGCACATATTGTGTCTGCATGGGGTGTTTTTCTTTATCATTGGGAATGAAGCACAGAGGAGGGTTTTTCCATCATGTTTGGTGACGGATAACCTCTGTGTGCGGGGGGAGTATAGGAGATTTGAGCATTTGGAGGGATTAGTACCAGTTAGCTTCACATGTTGCCATGGGTCCACACCTGGCCTATCAACGTAGTGGTCTTCTACGCCTCTCTAAGGAAAACTCGTTTTAAGGGAGGCTTCCCGCTTAGATGCTTTCAGCGGTTATCCCGTCCATACATAGCTACCCAGCGGCGCCACGGGCGTGACGACTGGTACACCAGAGGTATGTCCACCCCGGTCCTCTCGTACTAGGGGCAGCTCCTTTCAGTTTTCCAACACCCACGGCAGATAGGGA comes from the Alphaproteobacteria bacterium GM7ARS4 genome and includes:
- a CDS encoding glycosyltransferase family 2 protein, which gives rise to MTTSSTYPLPQTPPQTPPQTPPQTPCDCLCHAMTLPLSCYIVSVNEEDCIARALMSVRDIASETLVVDSGSHDATIDIATAYGAKVLHHPFEGIGPQKRFAQDACRYDWVLNLDADEWLSEELQREILHLFAKGEPERFFYELRRIDNIYPMDDFPRLWVKHHYRVRLYHRHRGAPSLHQVHEHIEVGEHKVGNLKNPVMHRSVRHFEHLMAKWNAYSSQQAFQGKKRFYPLLMLRLFTEPMTSFMRAYIRDRHFTGGLWGVAYSLMESAHHFTRMAKMIEHKQGWDTLPQNRVTSVDACRHMKKRKKLPISCFIITYNEEDRIHWPLQALRDIADDIVVVDAQSTDKTQDVARSYGARVMERAWSGYGEQKCFAEKQCRHNWVFNVDADEWPSEELLDDVEAIMTKPETERASAYKVPLFWCYSGEDKPRPSRKAWNIVRFYDRQKVGFNKSIFAEKVIVPSHIKTDVFKGAYYHYPFLSCRHFWRKYNRSTSLVAPITKPLPILFARLFFELPWCFLRAYVVKGGYRDGLRGYVQSQLHAYVYTMRIIKKLEYRLGWSLSEKNYK
- a CDS encoding glycosyltransferase — its product is MKKTTNKAVPLSCCILVRHGREDVARALMSVKTVADDIVVVGEGGDGDIESVARAFGARFFHHPQGTIEQRRQWSQGQCQHDWVLHMHADEWLGESLRREIVSLFARGAPPKSFYCYPMVDMIYPIHEKPRLWARTHRHMRLYHRGQGQQSAPSHPIVPRREMGHLRGLAMCRPIRDFHHAVGWGNRLSSLYAARHTSSLWLLLLRLFGQPFFSFLRAYVWDRHCMGGLWGLSYSIMYAAYRFTCIIKLLERQRGWAQLPQRMIDMPARTEQGARKRTHKRTHRRKEGVPLSCFIIAYNEEDRIHWPLSKLCDWADDVLVVDGGSTDKTVDVARSYGVRVLSHPWHGYGEQKCFAQNACRYDWVLNLDADEWPSDALLEEIEAVMARPEKERAHAYAMPRLDCLSGEASPRKTARPWSIVRFYHRKMVGFNDVPFAEEVIVAQGRRIARCVHVCYHYPVRSFEHFWDKDNRTTSLIASRGKALPWLVLRLLTERHWSFFRMYGIKGGYRDGLRGYIRSNAFSFVYVLRIIKKLEYRLGWLKMNGRASP
- a CDS encoding FkbM family methyltransferase, which gives rise to MRLSMSRLLAGGVVSLLSCLGQAKAERYGARLISSLKNARFLKAFHEVETDMGVLRFQGADVKNIGNMLESERRDWRKFASHEQEVRFWIRDYLKEDQIFWDIGANVGMFTLYAALRQGVSVHAFEPYVPVLMELTQSIQLNPFRERVRAYGIAIGPRTSMERLRLHEAIALQGQGWRGIEGEVHKDVVKQPHSQLFASDEHTLGFFDIPAVTMDDACRVFGVPQPHHVKIDVDGLEVDLVTKGGKSVLSQLHTLMVEVELENRGRLDGELVPFLNSCGLVAVQTETQKDIEAQGGYAKNRLFVRASMAR